The following nucleotide sequence is from Acyrthosiphon pisum isolate AL4f chromosome A2, pea_aphid_22Mar2018_4r6ur, whole genome shotgun sequence.
tctaCCCATNNNNNNNNNNNNNNNNNNNNNNNNNNNNNNNNNNNNNNNNNNNNNNNNNNTGttccattttaaataaatcgccCTGTACAGTCTCTCGGGTAAacacaaatgtttaaaaactaaaagggctatacctacttttaatcaTGTCTTCGTAAGGTACCCacgtataaaaaaatctcaGGTAGAGCTAAAGCCCAATCAGCCctacccgtgcgcacgcctatggcaCTAGTTTATTACCAGCTAAATCGGGTACTGCGGCGGCCGGCGATGCCGCTGTCAGGTGCGTATTGCACTACTGCCTATTAATTGCTATTAGACATTAGTTGATTGAAATAATAGAATAGAAAAATTTCCCAAATCCCAATACGTCATACGGTTATGAATAACAAACAAATCCATATATCTACTTTCAGAAGTAGaattacgtatataattatgtaatacctatatcgtCAAAGCATTGTATGTCTTGAACTTGAGCAGTCGAGCATAAACATTGTCATTAATTGTCgtattgttgtataattattaataatattaatattgtgctCGGAGAAATAAATGTGTGTTCTTCAACTGCTTTAGAAGTAAAGTTGAAGAACCCGGGTTAACATTGTTTCATTTTCCCAAACATTACCCTCTTCGTGCACAAGAATGTGTTAAAAAATCAGGTCAGTAGTATATTGGTGAATTAGTCTAGGTATATAACTAAATTTACAATAGAACTTATATAGCAAGAAGCAGGGCTTTGCACCCGAacgtaacccgaaacccgaaacccgaattaaCCCAAATAAATAGCATAACCCAAAACCCATATATACAAAacccattgaaaaaattaacacccAAAAAACACCCGAAATAACCCGATACCCGAATTTCCATTTGGGTTTACCGGAAAcccgaattattgaaaattaagtggcatatcgatttgtatgtattttttgcaacTAACGCGACTAAGAAGATAAGAAGATAGTAGTGTAAGTTTATAATggataactcaattttttttttgtaactcacaataattaattaaaaattaaaaaagacctTGATGTTggatgattgttttattttatttcacaatattcaataatagacaaaagtaattgtgttgtaaaacattcttatcaaaaataaatataacaaaaatatgattagttaaaaattaaaataatatgtaataagctAGAACTTTCTTCTGTTGAAAAAGGActgagtaagtactaagtaataagtaataaactaataactaataagtattaatatttaatttgtattatagattctgagtggaacgatgaatgtattgattttacaatgatgtgtgtttttttattttattttttatttattttttatttttttttgtgtctgtcatcaccttttaggacagtaaaactgctttcgatttttcttcaacagtaactttttatgattggaaagtgaatctagttggtactttggggggtcaaagtaaaatttcccagtagttttcaaNNNNNNNNNNNNNNNNNNNNNNNNNNNNNNNNNNNNNNNNNNNNNNNNNNNNNNNNNNNNNNNNNNNNNNNNNNNNNNNNNNNNNNNNNNNNNNNNNNNNNNNNNNNNNNNNNNNNNNNNNNNNNNNNNNNNNNNNNNNNNNNNNNNNNNNNNNNNNNNNNNNNNNNNNNNNNNNNNNNNNNNNNNNNNNNNNNNNNNNNNNNNNNNNNNNNNNNNNNNNNNNNNNNNNNNNNNNNNNNNNNNNNNNNNNNNNNNNNNNNNNNNNNNNNNNNNNNNNNNNNNNNNNNNNNNNNNNNNNNNNNNNNNNNNNNNNNNNNNNNNNNNNNNNNNNNNNNNNNNNNNNNNNNNNNNNNNNNNNNNNNNNNNNNNNNNNNNNNNNNNNNNNNNNNNNNNNNNNNNNNNNNNNNNNNNNNNNNNNNNNNNNNNNNNNNNNNNNNNNNNNNNNNNNNNNNNNNNNNNNNNNNNNNNNNNNNNNNNNNNNNNNNNNNNNNNNNNNNNNNNNNNNNNNNNNNNNNNNNNNNNNNNNNNNNNNNNNNNNNNNNNNNNNNNNNNNNNNNNNNNNNNNNNNNNNNNNNNNNNNNNNNNNNNNNNNNNNNNNNNNNNNNNNNNNNNNNNNNNNNNNNNNNNNNNNNNNNNNNNNNNNNNNNNNNNNNNNNNNNNNNNNNNNNNNNNNNNNNNNNNNNNNNNNNNNNNNNNNNNNNNNNNNNNNNNNNNNNNNNNNNNNNNNNNNNNNNNNNNNNNNNNNNNNNNNNNNNNNNNNNNNNNNNNNNNNNNNNNNNNNNNNNNNNNNNNNNNNNNNNNNNNNNNNNNNNNNNNNNNNNNNNNNNNNNNNNNNNNNNNNNNNNNNNNNNNNNNNNNNNNNNNNNNNNNNNNNNNNNNNNNNNNNNNNNNNNNNNNNNNNNNNNNNNNNNNNNNNNNNNNNNNNNNNNNNNNNNNNNNNNNNNNNNNNNNNNNNNNNNNNNNNNNNNNNNNNNNNNNNNNNNNNNNNNNNNNNNNNNNNNNNNNNNNNNNNNNNNNNNNNNNNNNNNNNNNNNNNNNNNNNNNNNNNNNNNNNNNNNNNNNNNNNNNNNNNNNNNNNNNNNNNNNNNNNNNNNNNNNNNNNNNNNNNNNNNNNNNNNNNNNNNNNNNNNNNNNNNNNNNNNNNNNNNNNNNNNNNNNNNNNNNNNNNNNNNNNNNNNNNNNNNNNNNNNNNNNNNNNNNNNNNNNNNNNNNNNNNNNNNNNNNNNNNNNNNNNNNNNNNNNNNNNNNNNNNNNNNNNNNNNNNNNNNNNNNNNNNNNNNNNNNNNNNNNNNNNNNNNNNNNNNNNNNNNNNNNNNNNNNNNNNNNNNNNNNNNNNNNNNNNNNNNNNNNNNNNNNNNNNNNNNNNNNNNNNNNNNNNNNNNNNNNNNNNNNNNNNNNNNNNNNNNNNNNNNNNNNNNNNNNNNNNNNNNNNNNNNNNNNNNNNNNNNNNNNNNNNNNNNNNNNNNNNNNNNNNNNNNNNNNNNNNNNNNNNNNNNNNNNNNNNNNNNNNNNNNNNNNNNNNNNNNNNNNNNNNNNNNNNNNNNNNNNNNNNNNNNNNNNNNNNNNNNNNNNNNNNNNNNNNNNNNNNNNNNNNNNNNNNNNNNNNNNNNNNNNNNNNNNNNNNNNNNNNNNNNNNNNNNNNNNNNNNNNNNNNNNNNNNNNNNNNNNNNNNNNNNNNNNNNNNNNNNNNNNNNNNNNNNNNNNNNNNNNNNNNNNNNNNNNNNNNNNNNNNNNNNNNNNNNNNNNNNNNNNNNNNNNNNNNNNNNNNNNNNNNNNNNNNNNNNNNNNNNNNNNNNNNNNNNNNNNNNNNNNNNNNNNNNNNNNNNNNNNNNNNNNNNNNNNNNNNNNNNNNNNNNNNNNNNNNNNNNNNNNNNNNNNNNNNNNNNNNNNNNNNNNNNNNNNNNNNNNNNNNNNNNNNNNNNNNNNNNNNNNNNNNNNNNNNNNNNNNNNNNNNNNNNNNNNNNNNNNNNNNNNNNNNNNNNNNNNNNNNNNNNNNNNNNNNNNNNNNNNNNNNNNNNNNNNNNNNNNNNNNNNNNNNNNNNNNNNNNNNNNNNNNNNNNNNNNNNNNNNNNNNNNNNNNNNNNNNNNNNNNNNNNNNNNNNNNNNNNNNNNNNNNNNNNNNNNNNNNNNNNNNNNNNNNNNNNNNNNNNNNNNNNNNNNNNNNNNNNNNNNNNNNNNNNNNNNNNNNNNNNNNNNNNNNNNNNNNNNNNNNNNNNNNNNNNNNNNNNNNNNNNNNNNNNNNNNNNNNNNNNNNNNNNNNNNNNNNNNNNNNNNNNNNNNNNNNNNNNNNNNNNNNNNNNNNNNNNNNNNNNNNNNNNNNNNNNNNNNNNNNNNNNNNNNNNNNNNNNNNNNNNNNNNNNNNNNNNNNNNNNNNNNNNNNNNNNNNNNNNNNNNNNNNNNNNNNNNNNNNNNNNNNNNNNNNNNNNNNNNNNNNNNNNNNNNNNNNNNNNNNNNNNNNNNNNNNNNNNNNNNNNNNNNNNNNNNNNNNNNNNNNNNNNNNNNNNNNNNNNNNNNNNNNNNNNNNNNNNNNNNNNNNNNNNNNNNNNNNNNNNNNNNNNNNNNNNNNNNNNNNNNNNNNNNNNNNNNNNNNNNNNNNNNNNNNNNNNNNNNNNNNNNNNNNNNNNNNNNNNNNNNNNNNNNNNNNNNNNNNNNNNNNNNNNNNNNNNNNNNNNNNNNNNNNccttaatttttcttttgtttttcactgcgtttttgaaaactactggaaaattttatttttggcccTCCCCCCTAaactaccaactagattaactttcctatcagaaaagtgaaactatagtttaagaaaatgtaagtatttttactgtcctaaaaggtgataacaaacacaataaaaaaaattttaatttaaaaaaaaaaacacttgtaaattcaataaattcatcgccccgctcagaatataaaatataataagattaaacttcaagttcaagttagaaCAGTCTGAACAGGTTAACCTTATCTGCAGACTAACCCAAAACTATTatagcatttaataaataataggtacctattatatattttactaatttagtggtgaaactaaacaaattttgaaatttgagtaaaattatgaccatttttttttttaggggggggggtgcaTATTTGCGGTGTAGGGCCGGTTTNNNNNNNNNNNNNNNNNNNNNNNNNNNNNNNNNNNNNNNNNNNNNNNNNNNNNNNNNNNNNNNNNNNNNNNNNNNNNNNNNNNNNNNNNNNNNNNNNNNNttaaaaaaataaaagtaacttaacttttaacttaacttagttattattttcatgaaaatttgtaacttaacttagttactcaaattcagtaacttattaaaactaactttaacttagctaagttattttttattttaggataacttaactttaactagttgaaaaaattggttaacttgcccagctttgcaTGCTATAGGTACTAACTATACCTACGCTTAAGCTGCCAGTTGCCAGTAGCTAAAGTAAAACGTCCATATTTTaagctaaatatattatgaacaatggACTTACCTTCAATTATTGAAGAAATTAAATGCTGCGCGGTATGGTATAGTTAACACTTAACAcctttaagtataatttataactcaacAGACCATTGTAGGTATAAGGAATTCAATACTATGCAACACTCAACACTGGAACAGAGTCAGACGTTAATTGTTATACTCGTTACTCGCGGGCAGTATCGCTCGTACACTTTGCAATCGTCGTCTGTTGATTGAATTTTGATCACaaaacaatgatatttattattatacacacgatCGCGGCATAGGCGCAACTAAGGTAAAATTTCtgggggggctatagccccaAATAAATTTCTTTGCTTCCGTtggaaatgttatattatattacccatttagttataatcaaaaaataaatacaaataattgttataataattcttatattagTATTCTACATTCgtcggtttttattttattatatttttccagtatgtcattattgtttatactattAGACATATctctttcaatatttaaaatggctAAATTTGAAAATCGATCTTGCTCCATTGATGTtctcaaacaatttttaatgcgTCTCATACATGAGAAGGATCGCTGGCATGTTGCCGAACTTATCGGTATGGTTAGAGCTACTTGAAACAGCTTGTAGGTGTTTGGAAATGTATTCCGCTTCGCAATTTCTTTGATGGTGTCtaattcaaaatcattatttaaatttaatggacAATTCTTAGCAACGAGCATCTCCGCCTTTAAATCATCTTGattgacatttaaaattgactaaaaaccacaaaatgttcaattaatatgaatttgtatgtatcaaaaaaatatttttaagttttcaaaatttacccgatattgattaataaaata
It contains:
- the LOC115034322 gene encoding uncharacterized protein LOC115034322, with translation MDSKNSEYFINQYRSILNVNQDDLKAEMLVAKNCPLNLNNDFELDTIKEIAKRNTFPNTYKLFQVALTIPISSATCQRSFSCMRRIKNCLRTSMEQDRFSNLAILNIERDMSNNSFNSASIQHLNCVNLVITSKKLTTLIGILNTFDASIIVGNLNKELLSFFYC